From a single Nissabacter sp. SGAir0207 genomic region:
- the mnmG gene encoding tRNA uridine-5-carboxymethylaminomethyl(34) synthesis enzyme MnmG has translation MFYPDHFDVIIIGGGHAGTEAAMAAARMGRQTLLLTHNIDTLGQMSCNPAIGGIGKGHLVKEVDALGGLMATAIDHAGIQFRILNASKGPAVRATRAQADRVLYRQAVRTALENQPNLMIFQQAVEDLIVENDRVVGAVTQMGLKFRAKAVVLTVGTFLDGKIHIGLENYSGGRAGDPPSIPLARRLRELPLRVNRLKTGTPPRIDARTIDFSVLEAQHGDHPAPVFSFMGNASQHPRQIPCYITHTNEQTHEVIRNNLDRSPMYAGIIEGIGPRYCPSIEDKVMRFADRNAHQIFLEPEGLTSNEIYPNGISTSLPFDVQMQIVRSMRGMENARIVRPGYAIEYDFFDPRDLKPTLESKFIHGLFFAGQINGTTGYEEAAAQGLLAGLNAGRYANEDEGWSPRRDQAYLGVLVDDLSTLGTKEPYRMFTSRAEYRLMLREDNADLRLTEKGRELGLVDDTRWARYCEKVEQIEQERQRLRSLWVHPHAEQVEQVNALLKAPLSREASGEELLRRPEMTYQQMVSMSAFAPGLSDPQAAEQVEIQVKYEGYIARQQDEIERQQRNENTVLPADLDYRQVSGLSNEVIAKLNDHKPSSIGQASRISGITPAAISILLVWLKKQGLLRRSA, from the coding sequence ATGTTTTATCCAGACCATTTTGACGTCATCATCATCGGTGGTGGCCACGCCGGTACCGAGGCGGCCATGGCGGCTGCCCGTATGGGACGACAAACCCTATTGTTAACGCATAACATTGATACGCTTGGACAAATGTCCTGTAACCCAGCGATCGGTGGCATCGGAAAAGGACATCTGGTTAAAGAAGTGGACGCCCTCGGCGGGTTGATGGCCACGGCGATCGATCACGCTGGCATCCAGTTTAGGATACTAAACGCGAGCAAAGGCCCGGCCGTTCGCGCCACCCGCGCTCAGGCGGATCGCGTGCTCTATCGTCAGGCGGTACGCACTGCGCTGGAGAACCAGCCCAACCTGATGATCTTCCAGCAGGCGGTAGAAGATCTGATCGTCGAGAACGATCGGGTGGTGGGCGCCGTGACCCAGATGGGCCTCAAGTTCCGCGCGAAAGCGGTGGTGCTGACCGTGGGTACCTTCCTGGATGGCAAGATCCACATCGGCCTGGAGAACTACAGCGGTGGCCGTGCTGGCGATCCTCCGTCGATCCCGCTGGCCCGCCGCCTGCGTGAGCTGCCGCTGCGCGTGAACCGCCTCAAGACCGGCACACCACCGCGTATCGATGCGCGCACCATCGACTTCAGCGTGCTGGAAGCGCAGCATGGCGACCACCCGGCACCGGTGTTCTCGTTCATGGGCAATGCCTCCCAGCACCCACGCCAGATCCCGTGCTACATCACCCATACCAATGAGCAGACGCATGAGGTGATCCGAAACAACCTGGATCGCAGCCCGATGTACGCCGGGATCATCGAAGGGATCGGCCCGCGCTACTGCCCGTCGATCGAAGACAAGGTGATGCGCTTTGCCGATCGCAACGCCCACCAGATCTTCCTGGAGCCGGAAGGGCTGACCAGCAACGAAATTTATCCGAATGGCATCTCCACCAGCCTGCCGTTCGATGTCCAGATGCAGATTGTCCGCTCCATGCGTGGCATGGAGAATGCCCGTATCGTGCGTCCGGGTTACGCCATCGAGTATGATTTCTTCGATCCGCGTGACCTGAAGCCGACGCTGGAGAGCAAGTTCATCCACGGCCTGTTCTTCGCGGGCCAGATCAACGGCACCACCGGCTATGAAGAGGCGGCGGCGCAGGGCCTGCTGGCTGGCCTGAACGCCGGCCGTTACGCCAACGAGGATGAGGGCTGGTCACCACGCCGCGATCAGGCTTACCTCGGCGTGCTGGTTGATGACCTGAGCACCCTCGGCACCAAAGAGCCGTACCGCATGTTTACTTCGCGTGCCGAGTACCGCCTGATGCTGCGTGAGGACAATGCCGACCTGCGCCTGACGGAGAAGGGGCGTGAGCTGGGTCTGGTTGATGACACCCGCTGGGCGCGCTACTGCGAGAAAGTGGAGCAGATCGAACAGGAGCGCCAGCGTCTGCGCAGCCTGTGGGTGCACCCGCACGCCGAGCAGGTGGAGCAGGTCAATGCGCTGCTGAAAGCACCGCTCTCTCGTGAGGCCAGCGGTGAGGAGTTGCTGCGCCGCCCGGAGATGACCTACCAGCAGATGGTCTCCATGTCGGCGTTCGCCCCGGGGCTGAGCGATCCACAGGCGGCGGAGCAGGTTGAGATCCAGGTGAAGTATGAAGGCTACATCGCCCGCCAGCAGGATGAGATCGAGCGCCAACAGCGCAACGAGAACACTGTGCTGCCAGCGGATCTGGATTACCGTCAGGTCTCCGGCCTGTCGAATGAAGTGATCGCCAAGCTGAACGATCACAAACCCAGCTCCATCGGTCAGGCGTCACGCATCTCCGGCATTACGCCAGCCGCCATCTCCATCCTGCTTGTCTGGCTGAAGAAACAGGGCCTGCTGCGCCGCAGCGCCTGA